GATGCAAGTTCGTTGCCTTTCCAGAAGTTTGTGAGTTTTCCCTCACTTTTGATGGACTCGCAAGTGGCATACTAACATCCCACAGGGATTCCTGGATACCCTTACTGGATGTGGAAGGTTACCTACCTCCAGTCCCTTCCTATGCTCAAGAAGTACCGAGAGAACTCCATGGCTGTCGACTCTGAAGAGATGCGCCGCATCCGACGCGCTGCTCGCGATAGCCAGATCTTTGTTTCTCTGGGATTCTCCGAGATTGACCACGCCACTCTTTACCTCTCCCAGGTTCTGATCGGCCCTGATGGCGCTGTCATCAACCACCGCCGCAAGATCAAGCCCACTCATGTTGAGAAGCTCGTTTACGGTGATGGAGCTGGTGACACCTTCATGTCTGTCAGCGAGACTGAGATTGGCCGCGTCGGTCAGCTCAACTGCTGGGAGAACATGAACCCCTTCCTCAAGTCTCTCAACGTATCTGCTGGCGAGCAGGTTCACGTCGCCGCATGGCCTGTCTACCCTGGCAAGGAGCGCCAGGTTCATCCCGACCCCGCTACCAACTATGCCGACCCAGCTTCTGACCTGGTTACTCCCGAGTATGCAATTGAGACTGGTACATGGACTCTTGCTCCTTTCCAGCGTCTTTCGGTTGAGGGTTTGAAGATCAACACTCCTGAAGGTGTTGAGCCCGAGACTGACCCCTCGGTTTACAACGGCCATGCCCGTATCTACCGACCCGATGGCAGCCTCGTTGTCAAGCCCGAGAAGGACTTTGATGGTCTACTCTTTGTCGACATTGATCTCAACGAGTGTCATCTGACCAAGGTCCTCGCTGACTTTGCTGGCCACTACATGCGCCCTGATCTCATTCGCCTTTTGGTTGACACCCGCCGCAAGGAGCTCATCACCGAGGCTGACCCTAACGGCTCCATCGCTACTTACAGCACTCGCCAGAGACTTGGATTGGACAAGCctcttgagaagaaggagggcgAGGACACACCTGATGTGCTGTAGATGGGATGTCACGGGTTTAGGTCATGACTCCGTTGGCATGATTTCCTCTCATGATGGATACAATTTGTAAGATAGAAAGATTGTGTATagaatataaaagtattaagaaTCATAAAGCTATGGTATCCGTTCAAGCGCATCGTAATAAAGAATATCTGCAAATCGCATAAGAACTAAAACTCAGTTGATCATTATTCTAGTATGCTTGGCTTGTATCGTGTTTAAACGGGGGGCATATCGGGATGTGGAGGTCACCACAGCCGTAGCGGGGCTCGGTTCCTCCAAGCTTCCGAATCCCCGAAGATACATGAATAAATAAAGACGTCCTTTTGTCAACAGGATTTAATATTAACCATCTGCAATATTCTCTCTTGAAATCGCACTAGAGATTGTACTGTTCCTTCCAAAATGACTCTCATTACCACTCCTGGGGCGTCCTTGATTGCAGGTGTCTTTCTCTTTATCATGGCAAGTTACACTCTGGCAACATCACTCTCATCACCTTTACGTCGCTTGCCTGGTCCTTGGTACACACATTTCACACATTTGATTCTCAAATTCCACATTGTTACGGGAAACAGGATACATTATGTCCATTCACTTCACCAGATATACGGCTCCGTTGTCCGTCTTTCCCCTCATGAGGTATCTGTGAGTGACGTAGAAGCTGTTTCGGCCGTGCATAAGATTGGGGCAGGGTTCCTCAAGTCCGCTTGGTATGATGGCATTACCCCGGGCCGCGAACCGGGCATTTTTGCCATGCGTGATCCCCATCAGCATTCAGCTCGCCGAAGACTTTTTGCTCGCGCTTTCAGTAACGGCTCCTTGCTCACCAATTGGGAGCCCGAGATCAGGAAAAAGACTGGCCTTGCTGTCCAGAAGATAAAGAATGATGCTCTCGGAGATGGCGCTGATGTGTTTAAGTGGTGGACGCTTATGGCCACAGATGTGATTGCTCATCTGTCTTTCGGAGAGTCATTCCATATGTTAGAACAAGGCAAGGTAAGCAAGTGCCGGCAATGCGTCAAGAGAACTCACTAATGATGCTAGCAAACACAATATATCGACTCGATGCAGTTGGCCATGATAAGTAGTGGCATCAGAACTGAGCTCTCGTGGATCTACCCTTTTCTGAAATACATCCCTTCCCAAAGTTTGAAGACTCTGCTGAATGCCGACAACGTCATTTATGATCATGGCACTATAGCCGTTAGAAATATGCAAAGTGCCGGAGACGGATTAAGCAGGGACAATCTGTTCAGTCAGATGGTAGCTGAAGCTGATGGCCAAGAAAAGACATCACTCACATCATCAAGTGTACAGACAGAAGCAGGTAACCTCATAGTTGCTGGGTCAGATACGACTGCTGTCACCTTGACATATCTTGTCTGGGCTATTCTCAAGCAGCCTCAGCTACAAGTTCAACTAGAGGAAGAGGTTTGCTCACTTAGTGATGAGTTGTCATTTGACGAACTCAAGAGCGCACCAATCCTGAACAGCATTATCGAAGAGACACTTCGACTGTATGGTGCAGCACCTGGTGCACTTCCACGTGTTGTACCAAGCAAGGGTGCCACTCTTGCTGGCCATTACCTCCCAGGAGGTACTGTTGTCAGTACACAAGCATACACGGTTCATCGCGACGAGACTATCTGGTCTGATGCGGCAAGGTATGACCCCCCATAAACTAACAAAAGAATGCACGCACTGACAGGGCTGCAAGATTTGACGGTTATCGATTCATGGACAAATCCAAAGTGACAGCTGCGCAGAAATCAGCGCTATCTCCGTTCGGAGCTGGCTCTCGAATTTGTATCGGTATGCACTTGGCTTATATGGAACTGAGACTTGGAGCTGCACTATTCTTTCGAGAGTGTCGTGGGGCTAAACTTGGTGCGGGGATGACTGATGATATGATGGCGATGGAAAACCACTTTTTAATTGCACCCAAAGCTCATAAGTGTATAATCAAGCTATAGGCTTTGAGATAAACATAATGAGACTTACATGGCACATAATACTCACAACATCAAGGATTAATATACCAATAAGCACGTAACGTTGATTCGTCTATTCTAAAATATTACTTCGAAGTACCTGAACGTTAACAAGTAGATTGATTTCCATCGACATTATAGACCCATCTCCAACATGAGTTCTGAAGTGTTATTTGTTGTCGCATGTACCGCACTTCCATTGGGAAAATTCAACAATCAAAGTCAGATTATAAACAGTCGTCACGCTAACTATTGATTCTGTCTAGCCCATTTACCCAATTTTTCGTGTATATCATGTTTCCTGTGAGATCAAAGACCGAGCAGCATATTTCAACCAATCACATCAGGCTTTATGCTCAAATACCGAGGACAGGTACGAAAAGCCGCACTGGATGGTACTAGAAAGGCTAGCCTCTCGGGTGGGATGtcaaaataaacagcctaaagATAGCGGTCCAACTGGCATAAACTGAtttactaatttcgtccctcaTGCTCCCGGTAGCCAATTTCTGATACGAGTTGGCGTCAGGCTAGCGTCATGGGTCCAAGCATTTTGTTGTTTGCGGAACATCAGTTCCATCTTAAAATGTCCTGACCCGAGACAGATATCATTTCGCTCTCGTTACCCTCTTCGGCAGATGCGTTTTCAAAAGTATTGTGTTGGTGATATGTGTGATAACGACTAACCGGCCCTGGATGAAACAGAGATCTACAGTTTGGATGAGAGAGTAACGTTATGATTGGCCATGTAGCCGCTCACAACACTGATGCTTGTCTATGCAAATAGACAAAGTTTATCGTAATAAAGAGATATAATGAGTTGATAAAGTAAAGGATACCCACCATGGGAAATTACTAGTCTAGGCTGTTTATTGTGCTTGATGATTGCCAGTCTATCCCAATTTCGGGTCGCGACTGGGTAGAAAGACAGTCCAACTTATACTCAATCTTGAATCTAAAGCATATTGATCACATCATTGTTCAATCATCTCACCATGGCGTTGAGACTCACTTTATTACTCATACTCGTCACTCAAACTTTATCCCAACGTGTTAGGATATTCGATCAAATCCCTCAAGATGTGAACCAATGCATCAAACCGTGTCTCTTCCGACCCAACAACGCAAACAccgacgtcggtggtgtgcTAGACTGCGGTACACCGTATAAGCAAGCTTGCTACTGCGCAACCAATAGCGACAAAGCGAAACTCGTCAGCAAACACATCGATACTTGTGCCCAGGCAAGTTGCTCAGCAGGTGTCGAGTCACAAGATGCGTCATCTATGAGATCATATTATGCCTCTTATTGTATGGAAAATGGATACAAGGTTGATGCGATGACAGAGTGGTACACAGGGACTGTTATTGAGGAAGCTACCAGGACTGATAAAAACGTTTGGGGGTGGAGTTCAGAAACGAGTAATAGCAGAAGTGATGTGTTTGATGAcgagaaagaagatggcggTGCAGATATGAGGGCTGTGGATTTGCTTTTCCTGGGAGTCCCTCTACTTGCGACTCTGTTTCTTGGCTTAGTCGTATAAAGCCGGCGTTTGCCTTTTAGAGGAATAGGCTTACCAGGTAGCCGCAAATCATCAAAATACTAGGTATGCTGTTACTAGTGGTCATAAACATAAGCTTCAATGCCGCGTCACCCTGTCTAAGCCTCAACAGGCGACGTATCAACCTCGCacatgtatacttcgggacttatgCCTCGAAAATCTTCAAATAATAATCAACCTCGCACAGACAAGCACAGATGTAAATCCTGCAAACCGAAGATTCCAATTttcaaaaaaacaaaaactgcTTTGGGCGCAAGAGCGGGTGCTATAATGATAATGGTCATCTTGTCAATGGCAACAATTGTACTATCAAAATGAAGCATCCAGCCGGTATGTAACCCTGTAGTCTAGAATAACAATCACGAGTTACAAATCTTTTAACATTACTACCAGCTAAGCGAGACAgccatgttgttgttggttgtcGATTCTCTACTGACTGACATGGGAAGTTCCACCATATTAGTCCCAATCTGGTTTATGAATCCCTTCAGTATGAAGATCCAGAACCTCTCCCCTGTAGTCGGCGATTGCCCAATGTGGTATAAAACATCAATTCCAATCTTTTGCGCCTCATAGGGAGTTAATGATGACCCTCCACGAGTCGCTGAATCGTATCATGAATTTATTCCAGTACGAGTTAATGAGTTGTACGACATCAGGGTTTTGGAAGGCAGTTCCTCGCCCTGCCCCTATCATAGCTCATTAGCCAATGCTTTATCTATAATGTACGGCGACTGGAAGAGTTTCCATCATGATTTCACACTTTTTGAGTTTCTTCTTTGTTGTTCTCTAAACAGTCTGATAGCCTTTGCCTCGGGATGGGAGAAATGGCTGTTTTACAAAGCTCCAAGCGTTCTTTGTGGATTGGCTCTGTATTCGGCTTCAGTACTTTCATCCTGTGCTCTTATTTTATTCTCTCATCATACCGTCCACAGTAGGCTTTCTCGCACCTCGGTCGTCTCTGCTCTGACTGATAACGCTCTCAAATAGGATCAAACCCCTACGAACGCAGACAACAGATGTGTTCAAGACAAACTGTCATAAGAAGATCAACAATACAAACTCAAATGACGCAGCCCTTCCGTCATTGCTTGCAGAATTATGGAAACCTTTGATACATCCTATCGAGGAGCGAGTATTTGTCACTGACAAAGGAGACCGTTTCGAGATACCAGAGAACCAGATGCGATGGAAGAAACCGCTTGGCAAAAGAGTCGTCCTCATCGATACGGATACACGCCTCGATGCAAAGAACAAGAATACCATGTTGAATGACTGCCCTTTGCATTATCCATCTCTTCCTGGTCGAACAGCAGGTCATCTCAATCACTACATATATGGTACGGTAAACAGAACCAATGATGTAACAGCTTGCTAACCCTCCCGTCTCCATATAGCTATGATCCATGGATATGATTACCGCCTAGTACGAGCAGCAGATTATCCCGACCGTCATGGTACCTGGGTTAAGCCAGCTGTCGCTAAAGAAGCACTCAAGACTCATGACATCGTCGTCTCTCTCGATTCCGACGCAGTCTTTACCCACCTCGACTTGCCACTCGAATGGCTGATGAACCTTTGGGGCTTTACAGGGGAATCCCTTGTCGCCATGGCCTACGATCTCGACTGGGAAGGGGACTACGACCCCCAAGGGAACCTCATTCTGAACACCGGCTTCGTTATTTCGCAAGCTAGCCAGCGAACACAGGACATGTACGAAAGATGGGAAGACTGTCCACGAAGTATTCCAGGCTGTGAACATTGGAACTTCAAGTGGGCTCATGAACAAAGTGCCTTTTCCTACTACATCCGCTACGAGTTTAACAGGACACATGATGTTGTCAACATACCATGTAATCATGCCAATGGGAATGAGTTTTCCGCCAACGGACAATGCGAGTGTCAGGGTGTCTTTGTTAGCCATAACTGGAAGAGCAAGGACAAAACACCCGAGCTATTGAGCAGAAGCATAATGACATCTTTGGCTCGTCGATTGCAAGGCCAATTTCAGGCCACTGTGCATGACCTGTATAGAGATGTTTCCAATCAGACTTATCCTTTGAGAGAGATTGAGATATAGGCATATTTAGCAGAAGACATAAGAACTAATAATTAGATCCCGAGCTTGATAATAACAAATTCATTGCGATTCGTCCCTTTGTTCCCATACAATCCAGACAAAATTCCATCCATTGGAAATGATATTTGACGAGACATGGAAGCCGCCGCATAGAAAAGCTTAGAAAGCCATGCCAAATTTGAACGACAGCAGCAAAGGGGCCACATGTGTTTTCCCAACGCTGCCTtgcctagtgggtagcagaaaaaatgacctcctaagtcttaggttatgAAACTAAATGGTCTAAGGGCTATattctaaggagcataaagtgagtGGCcaactaatttcgtctcttaggcttccagcggccaatttttctgataccctaaAGCCACTGTCATAGAGTTCTGTTATTGTTCTGTTATTGGGAAACCCTAATTTGACTTCAAAATTCCAACCCGCACATGTAATTTTATCGAAGGTTTTGTTTGATAAGTTGGTCTGCGCGgacagattaacctttgttgAAAACCTTGAGGAAATTGAAAAGGCCTGGGCGAAAGCTGAAGAGAtcataaaaaaagaaaagaaaaatttaTTGAAGGTTTAGAGGAAAATAAAAGGGCCAAGATTGGGTCCAGTTAATAGACCAAGAAAACACAAGtccttcttcatcaccaAGATGCTTCGCTTTAAACTGGAACCACAGTTCTCGTCGTCGTGGACTGAACGTTTGGCAGACCGATTCCGTTTCAGACAGGGCACTTATCACATCCCCGTCCTGGGCGCCGATGAAGGGAATGTGTCCCATTTGGACACACCAGTACCACAAGATGCCGGTCTTCAAGTACCTCTCAAACCTCAGAAGCCAGTATGTCAACAGAATTTCAAGTCTCGACTATTACAACTCCCACCTGAGCTGTTGATCGATGTCATGCTCCATTTGCCGTATAGCTCCCTCTATATGGTCCGCCAAACCTGCCAGGTCCTGCGTAACCTGACCGACGACTTTCAGTTCGAATGGTTCCAGTGGGAAATTCTGCAGCATGAGCATGTGGATTCCTGGACTACCACACCTGTATGTTACCAGCTACGGGACATCAAGCGGATCTTCCTACGAAGATCCTTATGTATACCATGCGGCAACCTTTTCGACTCAGGGGTACTGGAAGAAAGACTGAAGAACCTCTGGCAGCCTGTCTACTGTACTAGATGTCTAACTGACCACCCGGAACTTTTCTTCCCTCAGGGCGGTAGAGCGCGCAACATCTGTGTGGGACTTCTGGGTACGTTTAACCTCTGCGAGCATGTCAAAGTCTCGGGCAAGGTCGAGGTACATGACGGAACAAAGGTGGAAGTTATTTGCTCACACCCGGACCACTTTCCCAAGAAAATGAACCCTGAAGAACTATCATCTTTCAACGGGTTTCGCCCACATATCAAGTACGATCGCGGCTGTTTGCGGTACTCCAGATCTTTTCCATTGGTAAAGATTGCTCCTCAACAATACCCCAGGATGTCGGCGTTGAAATCGCGGCTATTCAAACAACTAAAAGACAAACATCAATATGAACTTTGCCAGCACGGTCCGACTCAACTTGACTCAATCGTGTCGTCTTTGTCATCGGACAAATGCGATTGTTTCCCTATAACCGGGCTTCGACATTGTTGCGATAACCACTTTTATGATTGTCGCCTTTGCTACGCGCGCTATTCTTGGTCCTACGTGAACGATTGTATTGTCCTACATGTTTCAATCGATTTATCCAGAAGGGATGGGCATAGCATGGGCTGGCTTTCAAACATTACATTTTATACGGATGAGCGCCCCATTCATCCTATCCTGAACGAAAGCACCAAGGGTGTTCTGTGGTGCACTGATCCATCATGTGGCACGGGCTGTGGAAATCGTCTGTTATTGATGTTGGAATTACTGAACAGGTTTTCACTTCAACGTGCTCGTTGGGAATACCCTGTGTTTGCCGCCAATTTGCCTTATACACTGGAATACCAAGTATTTCAGAATGCGGCACAATGGATGACGAGGCCAGACATGCTGGAGTATGACCTTTTTTACTTCAATGCCGCAATATTGTGTCAAATTGGTCGAGGGGAGTAAGCCAAATAAGGCACGTCACTAGGCCTTGCCGTGCTCATCACCTATATATGTCGTCTTGCCTAGATAACAAAGAAAAGAGTTACTATTATTGATTTGCTTAAATGCCAAGTTGCCTTAACTATACCTCGCTGTAGCTGCCTTGCTCTTGTTAGTTTTCTTGACCAATCCAACCAAATATTACGGTAGCACTAAATTTGTGTCTTCGCTCACCGACTACCGCCAACATCAGTAGAAATAGAATTACACCAAAATCACGTGCTGCGCCAATAGGCAACCATGGGAAACATGAGTCCTACATGTCTTACACTTTCTTTTTCAACCCTTGAACAACATTATTTCAAACAACATCGAATTATTCGCCATGCCAGAAGCTGCAAATATTCCAAAGTTTTCTGTCAATCTGTCTCAGCCACCGGAAGATCGCTACAATCATATCATTCCTCATTTCCAACAATCTATCGACTCGTGTAACTTGAGTGGGCTTTATTGGATACTACTCATGGATTTGGCGGGCTCATCCATAGGAAATCACCTTGCCAATGTATCGCGATTTATTCTACGTCGCGTCCATTCCAAGGAAGAGACGGCCGAGTTGGCTGGCATTTCAAAAGGCATGGGTATGCCCTTACACATCCTTGTCGCCTTCAATGTTCTCCTAGATCTTTTGTTGGGGTGCACAAGCGGGGGTGTTCGTACTCTCGACTCGCCAATTTCAAAGGGAAGAACTCGAATGTTGCATTTTCGCACCCTGGACTGGGGTATGGAAAGTCTTCGACATATCGTTGTTGAGCTCGATTTTGTTCGTCATGTCGGAGGGCCTGTTATCGCAACTACCATCACTTATCTTGGTTATGTCGGGGTACTGACAGGTGTTAGGAAAGGCCTGAGCATGAGTTTGAATTTTCGACCCTGTCATGCAAGAGAGACTGTCCGACAGAGATTATCTTTCAGGTGGAACCAGGCCATGGTGGTTCTTGGCTACAGACAATCTATATCGAGCGCCTTGAGGAACATCCTACTTGATGAATCTGCAGAAGCCGACATCGAAATTGAGTCACCGAGACATTCCACGGATACTGCAGCGCAAGGTGTCTCGGTTGAGTACGTACAAAAGGTCCTAAATAGGCTCTCTACTTCTGAGTCAAGCGCGGCATACCTCATCCTCTGCCAACCAGAACGCGTATTCTTAGTCGAAAAGGACCACAAAACAGCCAACATGTGCGAATCGGACACTTTTCTGACCGCTTGTAACCATGATATAAAGCATGAAGACGATCCTTCGCTTCTTCGTGAGGCTGCCGCTGAGTTGGAACAGGCAGACGACGCACTCGGCATGGCAGACCTAGTAGGTCTATCCGTGGATAGGAAGAGGCACTTGGAAGGCCTATGGAGGGAAAAGACCTCTGCATGTAAAAGGAGGTACAGGCAAGAAAGGGATGCTGTGACCCAGCGCGATGTTATCAAATTTCTGGAGGACGATGAGATCAGGAATGAGGAAACGCACTACGCCGTCATAATGGATCCAAAGGATGGAAAGGTAATCTGGAGAAAAAAGTATGAGGTAGAGGAGTCAAGCTCCGACTGAGTTCAATTTATCATTCTGTAGTTATATACGCATGCCATTTGAGATCGGGACGCTATGTAACAGGATGTTGATTCTTAGCTATTGACCTCAATTGTATAGGTAGCAGAAACCCATCTGGATGTGGAGGTACTTTAGATGAGGGGTTAGGTTGTCTTATGCAGATTAGACGGCATAAGACAAAAGCTTACGCCGTCTAAAGAAACAAATACTGTTTT
This Fusarium poae strain DAOMC 252244 chromosome 3, whole genome shotgun sequence DNA region includes the following protein-coding sequences:
- a CDS encoding hypothetical protein (SECRETED:SignalP(1-17)); protein product: MALRLTLLLILVTQTLSQRVRIFDQIPQDVNQCIKPCLFRPNNANTDVGGVLDCGTPYKQACYCATNSDKAKLVSKHIDTCAQASCSAGVESQDASSMRSYYASYCMENGYKVDAMTEWYTGTVIEEATRTDKNVWGWSSETSNSRSDVFDDEKEDGGADMRAVDLLFLGVPLLATLFLGLVV
- a CDS encoding hypothetical protein (TransMembrane:1 (o12-30i)) yields the protein MAVLQSSKRSLWIGSVFGFSTFILCSYFILSSYRPQIKPLRTQTTDVFKTNCHKKINNTNSNDAALPSLLAELWKPLIHPIEERVFVTDKGDRFEIPENQMRWKKPLGKRVVLIDTDTRLDAKNKNTMLNDCPLHYPSLPGRTAGHLNHYIYAMIHGYDYRLVRAADYPDRHGTWVKPAVAKEALKTHDIVVSLDSDAVFTHLDLPLEWLMNLWGFTGESLVAMAYDLDWEGDYDPQGNLILNTGFVISQASQRTQDMYERWEDCPRSIPGCEHWNFKWAHEQSAFSYYIRYEFNRTHDVVNIPCNHANGNEFSANGQCECQGVFVSHNWKSKDKTPELLSRSIMTSLARRLQGQFQATVHDLYRDVSNQTYPLREIEI